The following are encoded together in the Sphingomicrobium clamense genome:
- a CDS encoding TIGR00730 family Rossman fold protein: MKKLAVYCGSKPGADPAYTKAAEELADLMVSKGIDLVYGGGKLGLMGVTADRVLAGGGKVYGVIPQALVDVEVAHTGCTELYPVANMHERKAKMTELADAFVCLPGGIGTLDELFEAWTWNALGYHSKPFCLLNVGAFWDGLDGFMDTVVRQGFLSQERRTQLMLAADPAEALKKLDEAAANASEGMVW; encoded by the coding sequence ATCAAGAAGCTCGCTGTTTATTGCGGCTCGAAGCCCGGCGCGGACCCGGCCTATACCAAGGCCGCCGAAGAGCTCGCCGACCTGATGGTCAGCAAGGGCATCGACCTCGTCTATGGCGGCGGCAAGCTTGGGCTGATGGGCGTCACCGCCGATCGCGTGCTGGCGGGCGGCGGCAAGGTCTATGGCGTGATCCCGCAGGCGCTGGTCGACGTTGAAGTCGCGCATACTGGCTGCACCGAGCTCTATCCGGTCGCCAACATGCACGAGCGCAAGGCCAAGATGACCGAGCTCGCCGACGCCTTCGTCTGCCTGCCGGGCGGCATCGGGACGCTCGACGAATTGTTCGAGGCGTGGACGTGGAATGCGCTCGGCTATCACTCCAAGCCCTTCTGCCTCTTAAATGTCGGGGCCTTCTGGGACGGGCTCGACGGCTTCATGGATACGGTCGTGCGGCAGGGCTTCCTGTCGCAAGAGCGTCGCACACAGCTGATGCTCGCAGCCGATCCGGCCGAAGCATTGAAAAAGCTGGACGAAGCCGCCGCCAACGCTTCAGAAGGCATGGTCTGGTAA
- a CDS encoding adenosine kinase yields MADTRFDIVAMGDAIVDVIAACDDDFLEEYGLPRGSMQLLSPEAADALYDAMGQARETSGGSAANSMAGIAAMGGRAAFIGQVAEDQLGMIFEHDLKSLGVYFDTPPLIGGPPTGRCLILVTPDGQRTMNTAPGASHELVAETISETLIRDSAILYLEGYLFGPDKPRAAMKKAVEIAHNAGREVAFTLSESVCITERADRFTRFIESGSVDLLFCNEDEAIMLTGEADLEAAIASLRPMVPTLVITRGEHGALVDSQGERVEVPAAPVDKVVDTTGAGDMFAAGFLAARARGLDAKTCLEKGALAAAEVIQHYGARPEGNLKEKVGL; encoded by the coding sequence ATGGCGGACACGCGGTTCGATATTGTGGCAATGGGCGATGCGATCGTCGACGTGATTGCCGCCTGCGACGACGACTTTCTGGAAGAATACGGCCTGCCGCGCGGGTCGATGCAATTGCTGTCCCCCGAGGCCGCCGACGCGCTTTACGACGCGATGGGCCAGGCGCGCGAAACAAGCGGGGGCTCGGCCGCCAACTCGATGGCGGGGATTGCCGCGATGGGCGGTCGCGCCGCCTTTATCGGGCAGGTCGCCGAGGACCAGCTGGGCATGATCTTCGAGCATGACCTCAAATCGCTGGGCGTGTATTTCGATACGCCGCCGTTGATCGGCGGGCCGCCGACGGGCCGCTGCCTGATCCTCGTGACGCCCGACGGGCAGCGCACGATGAACACCGCGCCCGGCGCAAGCCACGAACTGGTTGCCGAGACAATTAGCGAAACGCTGATCCGCGACAGCGCGATCCTTTATCTCGAAGGCTATCTGTTCGGGCCCGACAAGCCGCGCGCGGCGATGAAAAAGGCCGTCGAGATCGCGCATAATGCGGGCCGCGAGGTCGCCTTCACCCTGTCCGAGAGCGTGTGCATCACCGAGCGCGCCGACCGCTTCACCCGCTTTATCGAGAGTGGATCGGTCGACCTGCTTTTCTGCAACGAAGACGAGGCGATCATGCTGACCGGCGAGGCGGATCTCGAAGCGGCGATCGCGTCGCTGCGGCCCATGGTGCCGACGCTCGTCATCACGCGAGGCGAACATGGCGCGCTGGTCGATAGCCAAGGCGAGCGCGTCGAAGTGCCCGCGGCGCCGGTCGACAAGGTCGTCGATACGACAGGCGCGGGCGACATGTTCGCGGCAGGCTTCCTTGCTGCGCGCGCACGCGGGCTCGACGCGAAAACCTGTCTCGAGAAGGGCGCACTGGCCGCGGCGGAAGTCATCCAGCATTATGGCGCGCGTCCCGAAGGCAATCTGAAAGAGAAAGTCGGCTTGTGA
- a CDS encoding queuosine precursor transporter: MIQEATAATPLEALDPTPPSRQGIPRSLFALSVFYGGMVCIAGVLANKQVALGPLAVEAGIFAFLMLVVTSSAVTELYGAKAGRTLVYLGFVPLLVSSALTYFILALPASPEMEAERLSAYELLLSSTPRIWLGGIIAYGISTLLNVWIFDKMKRGEGKLVWLRAAVAGMISQALDTLIFISIAFYGVFPIMQLMLGQMLAKVVLSAIAFPPLISLMIALAKRLDAKGAIE; encoded by the coding sequence ATGATACAGGAAGCCACTGCCGCCACCCCGCTCGAAGCGCTCGATCCCACGCCGCCCTCTCGTCAGGGCATCCCGCGCTCGCTCTTCGCCCTGTCCGTTTTCTATGGCGGCATGGTCTGCATCGCGGGCGTACTCGCCAACAAGCAGGTGGCGCTCGGACCGCTCGCGGTCGAGGCCGGCATTTTCGCCTTCCTCATGCTCGTCGTCACGTCGAGCGCGGTGACCGAACTCTATGGCGCAAAGGCGGGCCGCACGCTGGTCTATCTCGGCTTCGTCCCGTTGCTGGTCAGCTCTGCGCTCACCTATTTCATCCTCGCCCTGCCCGCCTCGCCCGAAATGGAAGCGGAGCGGCTGTCGGCCTACGAACTGCTGCTCTCTTCGACCCCGCGAATCTGGCTGGGCGGGATCATCGCCTACGGCATCTCGACCCTGCTCAACGTGTGGATCTTCGACAAGATGAAGCGCGGTGAAGGCAAGCTCGTGTGGCTGCGCGCGGCGGTCGCCGGCATGATCAGTCAGGCACTCGACACGCTGATTTTCATCTCGATCGCCTTCTACGGCGTCTTCCCGATCATGCAGCTCATGCTCGGCCAGATGCTCGCCAAGGTCGTCCTGTCCGCCATCGCCTTCCCGCCGCTCATCAGCCTGATGATCGCGCTTGCGAAAAGACTCGACGCAAAAGGCGCGATCGAGTGA